The Saccharopolyspora gregorii genomic interval TCGACGAGGCATGCCGGCTGGTCGGCGCCCGCGGGCGGGTGCTGCCGATGTCCGGCGAGCCGCTCGACATGGAGGCCGAGGTGGTGGGCCTGGACGCGGACCCGGACGCGGTGCGCACCATCCGCGGCCAGGTCGCGATCGCCAGCACGCCGGGCCGGGTGAAGAAGGTCCGGCTCACCGCGGCGAACGGCGAGCAGCGCACCCCGCAGGCCTGCCCGCACGCGGTGCGCGCGGTGCTGGACGCGGACGTGGTGCTGCTCGGCCCCGGATCCTGGTTCACCAGCGTGCTGCCGCACCTGCTGGTCCCGGAGCTGCACGAGGCGCTGGTGTCCACGAGCGCGCGGCGCGTGGTGGTGCTCAACCTCGTCCCACAACCGGGCGAAACGGCGGGTTTCTCCCCGGAGCAACATCTCGACGTACTCTCGCAGCACGCACCGCGGTTGTCCGTGGACGCCGTCCTCGCGGACGCCGGATCGGTGCCGACACCTGATCGGCTTCGTGCTGCGGCGACCGGGCTGGGTGCGCAAACTCTGCTCGACACTGTCGCCTCGCCCGCCGCGCCGGGCAGGCACGACCCGGAGGCGCTCGCGGCGAGCCTGGCGGCCGCGTTGGAGAGGAGGAGTGACCGGTGGCGATGACCGCGGCGGTCAAAGACGAACTGAGCCGGTTGCCGGTGACCAAGACCTGCTGCCGCAGATCCGAGGTCTCCTCACTGCTGCGGTTCGCGGGCGGGCTGCACATCGTCGGCGGCCGGGTCGTGGTGGAAGCCGAGCTGGACAGCGGTTCCTCGGCGCGCAGGCTGCGCAAGGAGGTGCACGAGCTGTTCGGGCACACCTCCGACGTGCACATGATCACGTCCGGTGGCCTGCGCAAGGGCACCCGCTACGTGGTGCGCGTCGTCAAGGACGGCGAGAGCCTCGCCCGCCAGACCGGGCTGCTGGACCCCC includes:
- a CDS encoding gluconeogenesis factor YvcK family protein, translating into MRAVALGGGHGLQVTLAALTRLTPDVTAVVTVADDGGSSGRLRRELGMLPPGDLRKALAALASPDENGQRWAQVFQHRFGGNGALAGHAVGNLLLAGLLDVVGDPVAVLDEACRLVGARGRVLPMSGEPLDMEAEVVGLDADPDAVRTIRGQVAIASTPGRVKKVRLTAANGEQRTPQACPHAVRAVLDADVVLLGPGSWFTSVLPHLLVPELHEALVSTSARRVVVLNLVPQPGETAGFSPEQHLDVLSQHAPRLSVDAVLADAGSVPTPDRLRAAATGLGAQTLLDTVASPAAPGRHDPEALAASLAAALERRSDRWR